A window from Sphingobacterium hotanense encodes these proteins:
- a CDS encoding phosphatidate cytidylyltransferase encodes MKTRAITGLFFVIALVLATLLNQYVFVAFFSLIGVFAAREFFVICRTEETKPLMALGLGTAAVLALLVSLYLLGQIDVEYLWLILPLFSFIFIASLFLKRDKPFHDIAYTYLGIWYGAIPFLFFIALGFVQGSFNPYIPLGFLIILWANDTGAYLSGRAFGKTKLFERISPNKTWEGFIGGVALAVLIALNLEQYFGSLTKMQWGSVALIISVFGTLGDLVESMLKRSLGIKDSGQILPGHGGFLDRFDGLLIAAPLVFLLLLFI; translated from the coding sequence ATGAAGACTAGAGCAATAACAGGACTCTTTTTTGTGATTGCGTTGGTGTTAGCAACCCTATTGAATCAGTATGTCTTCGTGGCGTTTTTTAGTTTGATCGGGGTGTTTGCAGCACGCGAATTCTTTGTCATTTGCAGAACAGAAGAAACAAAACCATTGATGGCGCTTGGTCTGGGCACTGCTGCAGTATTGGCATTATTGGTTTCTTTATATCTATTGGGGCAAATTGATGTAGAATACCTATGGCTCATTTTACCATTATTCTCCTTTATTTTCATTGCCTCTCTGTTTTTAAAACGAGATAAGCCCTTTCATGATATTGCATACACTTATCTTGGAATTTGGTATGGCGCAATACCTTTTTTATTCTTTATCGCATTGGGTTTTGTTCAAGGAAGCTTCAACCCCTACATTCCTCTAGGGTTCTTAATTATTCTTTGGGCAAACGATACAGGAGCCTATTTATCGGGTAGAGCTTTTGGCAAGACCAAACTATTCGAACGTATTAGCCCGAACAAAACTTGGGAAGGCTTTATCGGAGGCGTTGCATTGGCAGTGCTGATCGCATTAAATCTGGAGCAGTATTTTGGTTCTTTGACCAAGATGCAGTGGGGGAGCGTCGCGCTGATCATTTCGGTATTCGGTACGCTGGGCGACCTGGTAGAATCCATGCTGAAGCGCAGTCTCGGAATTAAGGATTCCGGACAGATACTCCCTGGCCATGGCGGCTTCTTAGACCGTTTCGACGGACTTTTAATTGCCGCACCATTAGTGTTTCTCTTACTCTTATTTATTTAG
- a CDS encoding putative signal transducing protein translates to MNPNWTKVKVFTNPLQAEIVKQMLVENNIPAVVLNKQDSSYHFGLVELYVDNEHTLEATALMDSFNDEELLSNED, encoded by the coding sequence ATGAATCCGAATTGGACTAAAGTAAAAGTTTTTACGAATCCGCTGCAGGCGGAAATCGTAAAACAGATGTTGGTAGAAAACAATATCCCCGCTGTGGTATTAAATAAGCAAGATTCTTCCTATCATTTTGGATTGGTAGAACTCTATGTAGATAATGAGCATACCTTGGAAGCGACAGCACTTATGGATAGTTTTAACGATGAAGAATTACTAAGCAATGAAGACTAG
- a CDS encoding CPBP family intramembrane glutamic endopeptidase yields the protein MNAAKPHSPWLSLVTLLGFTFVGALASQIVVIVLFALFSGKFDITSLGNPLSLAESNRSLLYLLLASSSLGTFLFPAVLLQRLEREQFDYFPSRNSRLNLFLGLSFLFLLAASPIMELISRWNMEMSLPESLVGIETWMRTQEDAMADLTKSLVMVDSPKWLMVNILVMAVIPAIVEEFFFRGALQNICYRIFDNQHAAIWITAIIFSAIHVQFFGFFPRMILGLIFGYAFVWTKNIWVPVFAHFVNNATVTIIAYTFHKQGKTYDDLQSADVYSPIIYFTSFIAALLIGYYFYKKSQELKRLDESELD from the coding sequence ATGAACGCCGCCAAACCACATTCGCCATGGCTTTCCCTAGTGACCTTGCTAGGCTTTACCTTTGTAGGAGCATTAGCTTCGCAGATCGTTGTCATTGTCCTTTTTGCCCTATTCTCCGGAAAATTTGATATCACTTCGCTCGGTAACCCACTTAGTTTAGCTGAATCCAACCGTAGTTTGCTCTACCTGCTATTAGCAAGTAGCAGCTTAGGCACCTTCCTCTTTCCTGCGGTGCTATTGCAACGGCTAGAAAGAGAACAGTTCGATTACTTTCCTTCCAGAAATAGCCGATTGAATCTATTTCTCGGATTAAGCTTTCTTTTCCTTTTAGCGGCAAGTCCGATTATGGAACTCATCAGCCGATGGAATATGGAAATGAGCTTGCCGGAGAGTCTTGTCGGCATTGAAACCTGGATGCGCACGCAAGAAGATGCGATGGCAGACCTGACCAAGAGCTTGGTCATGGTCGATAGCCCGAAATGGTTAATGGTCAATATCTTGGTTATGGCTGTAATACCCGCCATTGTGGAGGAGTTTTTTTTCCGCGGAGCCTTACAGAATATCTGTTATCGAATATTCGACAACCAACATGCCGCCATCTGGATCACCGCAATTATCTTCTCAGCGATCCACGTTCAGTTCTTTGGTTTTTTCCCACGGATGATCCTCGGATTGATATTCGGATATGCCTTTGTGTGGACCAAAAATATATGGGTTCCGGTATTTGCCCATTTCGTGAATAATGCCACAGTAACCATCATTGCCTATACCTTCCATAAACAAGGAAAGACATACGACGACCTGCAATCTGCAGACGTTTATTCACCGATCATATACTTCACGAGCTTTATCGCGGCCTTATTGATCGGTTACTATTTTTATAAAAAGTCACAAGAACTAAAAAGATTAGATGAATCCGAATTGGACTAA
- a CDS encoding DsbA family oxidoreductase, which yields MLIEIWSDIMCPFCYIGKHHFEKALASVDFANQIKVAYKSYQLNPETHFTPGETVYSMLSKSKGMPIEQAKEMTSHVVKMAKETGLTIDFDSNIPANTFKSHILIHFAENKGKASDMKERLFGAHFVSGLNIENDDVLLQVGESLGFSAEEIKDALSSEQYAYAVKQDIKEAQHIGIRGVPFYLFDRKYAVSGAQPVASFVEVLEKSFSEWKANNPGIQMLNDQDGDASCGPDGCTF from the coding sequence ATGCTTATAGAAATTTGGTCGGATATCATGTGCCCCTTTTGTTATATTGGGAAGCATCATTTTGAAAAAGCTTTAGCTTCTGTTGATTTTGCAAATCAAATAAAAGTAGCCTATAAAAGCTATCAATTAAACCCAGAAACTCACTTTACACCCGGAGAAACGGTGTATTCTATGCTGAGTAAATCAAAAGGGATGCCGATAGAACAGGCCAAAGAAATGACCTCTCATGTTGTCAAAATGGCTAAGGAAACTGGTCTTACTATAGATTTCGACAGCAATATCCCTGCAAATACATTTAAGTCACATATCTTAATCCACTTTGCCGAAAATAAAGGGAAAGCTAGTGATATGAAAGAACGTCTTTTCGGGGCTCATTTTGTTTCTGGATTAAATATCGAAAATGACGATGTTTTACTACAAGTCGGCGAGTCATTAGGTTTCTCAGCAGAAGAAATTAAAGATGCACTAAGCTCAGAGCAATATGCATACGCAGTAAAACAAGACATCAAAGAGGCGCAACACATCGGTATTCGCGGGGTACCGTTTTACCTTTTCGACCGTAAATATGCAGTTTCCGGAGCACAGCCCGTTGCGTCCTTCGTTGAAGTGCTTGAGAAAAGCTTCAGCGAATGGAAAGCCAATAACCCAGGAATCCAAATGTTAAATGACCAGGATGGTGATGCAAGCTGCGGACCTGATGGCTGTACTTTCTAA
- a CDS encoding S41 family peptidase, producing MLKNLFTLLALSASQISFAQSTNETLLLRHPTISDQHVAFVYGGDIWIAEKNGQHPRRLTVNPAVERNPIFSPDGSQIAFTGNYDGNTDVYVISIHGGEPKRITSHPSADVVRGWLSNDEVYFTTAREFDYSLGSRLYKSKLDGALDLPLMMPEASQGAPSPDGRYWAYIKNTDPTERDAVAFKRYRGGGMPSIWIFDTKTKDIQVVPGERCNDVKPIWMGDKVYFLSDRDKIVNIFSYDVKTKKVEKLTSFTDYDVRTLQGRGNELVFEQAGKIHLLNTSTKENQSLAIQLNADAVYKRPHYVEMNNAIRGWNISPTGQRALFESRGEIFTVPKEKGDARNISNSPGSHERYPAWSPNGKWISYLSDKNGRYELVLRDQKAMDEPTYIKLGDSNFYFQPVWSPDSKKLFFNDAHLNLYYVDIDSKQITKIADDYLGSHTGRSYNPFQPSWSFDSKLIAYSKVLNNGVNAIFIYHLDSKQSQQITDGMSAVSQPTFTRDGKYLVFNASTNIGLTNSGLHMTAYDRRPEYNAYAFILSSDSPSIFKNESDEETVKTDVPVKEEDKKEKETAKKKGSKKESTDKSKTEDKATDKVKPVKVDYANINNRIIALPIPAGAYNFNGNVENTLLYVRNGSLIAFDLNKLEEKTLVDKLGSYAVSADGKQMLYSTRQGYYIVNAGHKPAGESGKLKMENIKLQVDPAAEWNQIFNEVWAMQKEFFYVENMHGVDWNAVKAKYEKFLPYVNHRSDLGYLLNEMMGEMVVGHNYIMPGDEPSAPSVSAGVLGADYAIENNRYKIKRIYNRMDWNPEFKAPLAEPGLNIREGMYILAVNGKELTSDIDIYSLFDFTVGKQIYLKVNDKPSLSGAKDVIVRPISFSNEVALRRQHWVERNRKKVDELSNGQIAYVYMPNTGREGYTSFNRYYFSQMDKKALLLDERNNGGGSVADYVIDLLSRELIAGWGIRDGKSFTTPGNGIFGPKAMLINENAGSGGDMMPYMFRFKNLGKLVGRTTMGILVGISGYPPLLDGGSVTSPNFGVFDLNGNYIIENEGVAPDIFVEQMPKDLLEGRDPQLERTVQLLLEEMKTYPYKELKKPADPIRVN from the coding sequence ATGCTAAAGAATCTATTCACTCTGCTTGCCTTGTCAGCAAGTCAGATTAGTTTTGCTCAATCGACAAACGAAACTCTTCTATTACGACATCCCACAATCAGCGATCAACATGTAGCCTTCGTTTATGGTGGTGATATTTGGATTGCTGAGAAAAACGGTCAACATCCGAGACGCTTAACTGTCAACCCTGCGGTCGAGCGAAATCCTATTTTCTCGCCAGATGGTAGCCAGATTGCCTTTACAGGGAACTATGACGGGAATACCGATGTATATGTTATTTCCATACATGGTGGCGAACCGAAAAGGATTACTAGCCATCCGTCTGCTGATGTGGTTCGGGGTTGGTTATCTAACGATGAGGTTTATTTCACGACGGCTAGAGAGTTTGACTATTCTTTAGGCAGCCGGTTGTATAAATCTAAATTGGATGGAGCATTGGATCTACCTTTAATGATGCCGGAGGCTTCTCAAGGCGCTCCTTCTCCGGATGGACGTTATTGGGCTTATATCAAAAATACCGACCCTACAGAGCGTGATGCTGTGGCTTTCAAGCGCTATAGAGGTGGAGGCATGCCATCCATTTGGATCTTTGATACTAAAACAAAGGACATTCAGGTTGTTCCGGGCGAAAGATGTAATGATGTTAAACCGATCTGGATGGGTGATAAGGTGTATTTTCTATCTGATCGCGATAAAATCGTCAACATATTCAGCTACGATGTCAAAACTAAGAAGGTTGAGAAATTAACTAGCTTTACAGATTACGATGTCCGCACATTACAGGGCAGGGGCAATGAACTCGTTTTTGAGCAAGCCGGCAAAATACATCTGTTGAATACAAGCACTAAAGAAAACCAATCTCTTGCTATACAATTAAACGCTGATGCTGTTTATAAACGACCACATTACGTTGAAATGAACAATGCTATCCGCGGCTGGAATATTTCACCGACGGGTCAGCGCGCATTATTCGAATCCAGAGGCGAGATCTTCACCGTGCCTAAAGAAAAGGGTGATGCTCGGAACATTTCTAATTCACCGGGCTCTCATGAGCGATATCCTGCATGGTCGCCGAATGGAAAGTGGATATCCTACCTTTCTGATAAGAACGGTCGCTACGAACTTGTGCTTCGCGATCAGAAGGCCATGGACGAGCCAACTTATATCAAACTAGGCGATTCAAACTTCTATTTTCAGCCCGTTTGGTCTCCCGATAGTAAGAAGCTGTTCTTCAATGACGCGCATCTGAACTTGTATTATGTGGATATCGACTCTAAGCAAATTACGAAGATTGCAGACGATTATTTGGGTTCTCATACCGGCAGAAGCTACAATCCTTTCCAACCTAGTTGGTCTTTTGATTCCAAACTTATCGCGTATAGCAAAGTCTTGAATAATGGCGTCAATGCAATATTCATCTATCATTTAGATAGCAAGCAATCGCAGCAAATAACTGATGGTATGAGTGCTGTGAGCCAGCCTACCTTTACTCGCGACGGCAAATACTTAGTCTTTAATGCAAGTACGAACATCGGTTTAACGAATAGTGGTCTTCACATGACGGCCTACGATCGTCGGCCAGAATATAATGCGTATGCTTTTATCCTTTCCAGCGACAGCCCTTCTATCTTTAAAAATGAAAGTGATGAGGAGACGGTAAAAACCGATGTGCCAGTGAAAGAAGAAGATAAGAAGGAGAAAGAAACAGCTAAGAAGAAGGGTAGCAAGAAAGAGTCAACCGACAAGTCAAAAACTGAAGACAAGGCGACTGATAAAGTGAAGCCCGTTAAAGTGGATTATGCGAACATCAACAACAGAATCATTGCACTCCCAATTCCTGCAGGCGCTTACAACTTCAATGGAAATGTAGAAAACACACTCTTATACGTTCGAAACGGAAGTTTAATAGCATTTGATCTCAACAAATTAGAAGAGAAAACGTTGGTAGATAAACTAGGAAGCTATGCGGTATCTGCTGATGGAAAGCAAATGCTATATAGCACCCGCCAGGGATATTATATCGTCAATGCCGGCCATAAACCTGCTGGCGAATCAGGCAAATTGAAGATGGAGAATATCAAGCTTCAAGTAGATCCTGCTGCCGAATGGAATCAGATTTTCAACGAGGTTTGGGCGATGCAGAAGGAGTTCTTCTATGTAGAGAATATGCACGGCGTGGATTGGAATGCTGTGAAAGCGAAATATGAGAAATTCCTGCCTTATGTAAATCACCGTTCCGACCTAGGATACCTATTGAATGAAATGATGGGCGAGATGGTCGTAGGACATAATTACATTATGCCTGGCGATGAGCCTTCGGCACCATCCGTGTCTGCGGGAGTTTTAGGCGCAGATTATGCGATCGAAAACAATAGATATAAAATCAAACGTATCTACAACCGTATGGACTGGAACCCTGAGTTTAAAGCACCGTTGGCAGAACCGGGTTTAAATATTCGCGAAGGCATGTATATTCTTGCGGTAAATGGCAAAGAACTGACTTCGGATATCGATATCTATAGCCTGTTTGATTTTACTGTAGGCAAGCAGATCTATTTAAAGGTGAATGACAAACCTAGCCTATCAGGAGCTAAAGACGTTATTGTACGCCCTATTTCCTTCTCGAATGAGGTCGCCTTGCGCAGACAACATTGGGTAGAGCGCAATAGAAAGAAAGTAGATGAGTTAAGCAATGGGCAAATAGCTTACGTTTATATGCCGAATACCGGAAGAGAAGGATACACTTCCTTCAACCGTTATTATTTCTCGCAAATGGACAAAAAAGCCCTGCTACTCGACGAACGTAATAATGGGGGCGGATCGGTAGCCGATTATGTCATCGACCTATTATCACGTGAGCTGATTGCCGGTTGGGGAATTCGCGACGGAAAGAGCTTTACGACACCGGGCAACGGTATTTTCGGTCCGAAAGCCATGCTCATCAATGAAAATGCGGGGTCTGGTGGTGATATGATGCCATACATGTTCCGTTTCAAAAACTTAGGTAAACTAGTGGGACGCACAACCATGGGAATCCTAGTTGGTATCTCCGGATACCCTCCGCTACTAGATGGTGGAAGTGTTACCTCGCCTAACTTTGGTGTTTTCGACTTAAATGGAAATTACATCATAGAAAACGAAGGGGTGGCTCCAGACATCTTTGTCGAGCAAATGCCTAAAGACCTATTGGAAGGAAGAGATCCGCAGTTAGAACGCACCGTACAGCTGTTATTAGAGGAAATGAAAACCTATCCATATAAAGAACTCAAGAAACCAGCGGATCCAATCCGTGTAAACTAA